CGATCGCGAGCGCTGCCTCGCCGCGGGATGCGACGACTTCGCCACCAAGCCGATCCAGCGCGCGAAGCTTCTCGAGCTGGTCTCGATTTGGGCGACCGACGCCAAGCGCCGGAGCGCAGCGAGCTAGCTCGGCGAGAGATCCCGCTCCTGCTCGGCGAGGAAGCGGATCACGAGCCGGTTGAAGCGCGGCGCGAGCTCGGCCGCGATCAGGTGGCCGGCGTTGGGCAGCAGAACGAGGCGCGAGTCCTTGATGCGCGAGGCGAGCTGCCGCGAGAGCACGGGCGGGGTCAGGATGTCCCCCTCGCCGCAGACCACCAGCGTCGGCACGCGGATCCGGTCGAGCCGCTCGAGCGCGTCGTGCGCGATGCAGGCGTCGGCCTGTCGCGCGAAGACGCGGTCGTCCATCGGCGCATCGTCGCGCAGGTAGAAGCGCCACATCGCCTCGATCAGATCCTCTTGCTCCATGGTCGCGTCGCCGATCGTCCAGGCGAGCCGGTTCTTGATCCGGATCTCGGCGGGGACCTTGAGCTCGACCATCCGCTTCCACAGGTCGAGCACCGCGCGCCGTTTCGCGTCGGCGCGCGCGTAGGTTCCGGCCAGGACCAGCGACGCGAGCCGCTGCGGGTGCTCGAGCGCGAGCTCCTGCGCGATCATGCCGCCGAGGAATCCACCCAGCACGTGCGCACGCGCGAGCCCGAGATGGTCGAGCAGAGCGCGCGCGTCCTCGGCCATCTCGGCGGTGCTGAACGGGCCGCCCGGATCCTCCGACTGCCCGGCGCCGCGATTGTCGAAGACGATGCACGGGTGGCCTGCGCGGATCAGGTCGGGCACGGTGACGGTGAGCCAGCCCTGGCAGGTTCCGCCCATTCCCATCACGAGCAGAAGCGGCGTCTTGGGTCCGTCGCCGTGGAGCTCGTAGTGGATCGAGAACCCGCGCGTGCGAAAGCTCGGCATCGGCGGATCTTACTCCGCCGGCGGCGCGTCCCGCGAGCGGGCTAGCGCGAGCCCTTCTTCAGCTCCTGGAGCACCAGCCGCGCGAGCGCCTTCAGGGTCTCGAAGACGCCCTTGCCCGACTGCGCGGCGGCTTCGAAGTCGGCGATCTTCCCGGTCGGGTTCAGCGCGGACTTCAGGTCCTCGATCGGCACGGCGTTGGGCAGGTCGCGCTTGTTGTACTGCAGCACGACGGGGATCTTGTCGAAGTCGTAGCCCTGCTCGCGCAGGTTGGCCTTCAGGTTCTCCAGCGACTCGACGTTCGCCTCGAAGCGCTCCTCCTGGCTGTCGGCGACGAAGACCACACCGTCGACGCCCTTCAGGATCAGCTTGCGGCTCGCGTCGTAGAAGACCTGACCCGGAACGGTGTAGAGGTGGAAGCGCGTCTTGAAGCCGCGGATCTCGCCGAGCGAGAGCGGCAGGA
Above is a window of Deltaproteobacteria bacterium DNA encoding:
- a CDS encoding GTPase domain-containing protein, with the translated sequence MAFINYSAREINCKLVYYGPGLCGKTTNLKYIYEKTAADAKGKMISLATETERTLFFDFLPLSLGEIRGFKTRFHLYTVPGQVFYDASRKLILKGVDGVVFVADSQEERFEANVESLENLKANLREQGYDFDKIPVVLQYNKRDLPNAVPIEDLKSALNPTGKIADFEAAAQSGKGVFETLKALARLVLQELKKGSR
- a CDS encoding alpha/beta fold hydrolase, encoding MPSFRTRGFSIHYELHGDGPKTPLLLVMGMGGTCQGWLTVTVPDLIRAGHPCIVFDNRGAGQSEDPGGPFSTAEMAEDARALLDHLGLARAHVLGGFLGGMIAQELALEHPQRLASLVLAGTYARADAKRRAVLDLWKRMVELKVPAEIRIKNRLAWTIGDATMEQEDLIEAMWRFYLRDDAPMDDRVFARQADACIAHDALERLDRIRVPTLVVCGEGDILTPPVLSRQLASRIKDSRLVLLPNAGHLIAAELAPRFNRLVIRFLAEQERDLSPS